One stretch of Roseimicrobium sp. ORNL1 DNA includes these proteins:
- a CDS encoding SUMF1/EgtB/PvdO family nonheme iron enzyme: protein MLSADVASEKEITNSIGMKLVRIEPGTFVMGQDGPPADYRMVKHPAKFDDADWDEKPAHQVTITAPFHMATTEVTLGQYRQFKEISGKGDDSDPVTQVSWNDAQSFCKWLSEKEGRNYRLPTEAEWEYACRAGTKTIFHTGNTLPEGFQKWHRDTTVRKRFFPDDKLPPDYQAVSATPSMKVAQTPPNPWGLYDMHGNVSEWCLDWYGPYEAGSTTDPLGRTDGDFRVIRGGSHSVFTRFLRSANRAGWLPETANEKTGFRVVMGPQPVGKSLPPAAPARYAQDVKQVLVKMVVPPADVPFFDGPKPFVIIPPDSVGPLFSTHNHSPAIAECPNGDLLAIWYSCADEGGAELNNLASRLRLGAKEWEQASSFWDGMDVNDHGPKLWWDGERTLYHFVRGHRENVIRTSTDNGVTWSRAQLTQPVCEWGNAPIRTKEGYILITADTSSTSINISRDGGKTWTFPEIEDKKKQVRTGGGSRHVGIHAGIVQLADGRLMTLGRQDDPKHQANFDGKTPASYSSDWGKTWTYGTIDFPAISSVQRQVFMRLREGPLLFCSFTDQSRDWKNPKGLKFKNSTGGEFTGYGMFAALSYDDGKTWPVRRLITPGGQKRSVNAIDRNMFDLSDTTTEYLGYLAATQTRDGRIQLITSRNHYVFNQAWIEALPAVPAN, encoded by the coding sequence ATGCTTTCGGCTGACGTCGCGAGTGAAAAGGAGATCACCAACAGCATTGGCATGAAGCTGGTGCGTATCGAGCCGGGCACGTTTGTGATGGGCCAGGACGGTCCACCGGCGGATTATCGCATGGTGAAGCATCCTGCGAAGTTTGACGACGCCGACTGGGATGAGAAGCCGGCGCACCAGGTTACCATCACGGCACCCTTTCACATGGCCACTACGGAGGTGACACTGGGGCAGTACCGGCAGTTCAAGGAGATCTCTGGCAAGGGAGACGACAGCGATCCGGTTACCCAGGTGAGCTGGAATGATGCACAATCTTTCTGCAAATGGCTCTCCGAAAAGGAAGGTCGCAACTACCGGCTGCCCACGGAGGCGGAATGGGAGTACGCCTGCCGCGCGGGTACCAAGACGATCTTCCACACGGGCAACACGCTGCCTGAGGGATTTCAGAAATGGCATCGCGATACCACGGTGAGAAAGCGCTTCTTCCCTGATGACAAGCTTCCTCCGGACTACCAGGCGGTCTCAGCGACTCCATCCATGAAGGTCGCCCAGACACCGCCGAATCCCTGGGGCCTCTATGACATGCACGGCAATGTCTCTGAGTGGTGCCTGGACTGGTATGGGCCCTACGAAGCGGGAAGTACAACGGATCCCCTGGGGCGGACGGACGGTGACTTCCGTGTGATTCGTGGTGGCAGTCATTCCGTGTTCACGCGCTTCCTGCGTTCGGCGAATCGCGCTGGGTGGCTTCCTGAAACGGCTAATGAGAAGACCGGATTCCGCGTCGTCATGGGGCCACAGCCCGTGGGGAAGTCATTGCCGCCCGCGGCTCCGGCTCGCTACGCGCAGGATGTGAAGCAGGTACTGGTAAAGATGGTAGTGCCGCCTGCGGATGTGCCGTTCTTCGATGGCCCGAAGCCCTTCGTCATCATCCCGCCAGACAGCGTGGGCCCTTTGTTCTCCACGCACAATCACAGTCCCGCCATCGCGGAATGTCCCAATGGTGACCTTCTTGCCATCTGGTATTCTTGCGCGGATGAAGGTGGCGCGGAGCTGAACAACCTCGCAAGCCGCCTGCGTCTCGGAGCAAAGGAGTGGGAACAGGCGTCCTCCTTCTGGGACGGCATGGATGTGAATGACCATGGCCCGAAGCTGTGGTGGGATGGCGAGCGCACGCTGTATCACTTCGTGCGCGGACATCGCGAGAATGTCATCCGCACCTCCACGGACAACGGCGTTACCTGGTCGAGGGCGCAGCTGACGCAGCCAGTTTGTGAATGGGGGAATGCACCCATCCGTACGAAAGAAGGCTACATCCTCATCACCGCAGACACTTCGTCTACCAGCATCAATATCAGCCGTGATGGTGGCAAGACCTGGACTTTCCCGGAGATTGAGGACAAGAAGAAGCAGGTTCGCACGGGTGGCGGTTCGCGGCATGTGGGCATCCATGCGGGAATCGTGCAGCTCGCCGATGGCAGGCTCATGACCTTGGGCCGCCAGGATGATCCCAAGCACCAGGCCAACTTTGATGGGAAGACTCCCGCAAGCTACAGCAGCGACTGGGGCAAGACGTGGACCTATGGCACCATCGACTTCCCCGCGATCAGCAGTGTGCAGCGGCAGGTCTTCATGCGGCTGCGTGAGGGGCCGCTCCTTTTCTGTTCCTTTACCGATCAGTCACGCGATTGGAAGAATCCAAAGGGGCTCAAGTTCAAGAACAGCACTGGCGGTGAATTCACCGGATACGGCATGTTCGCCGCGCTTTCCTACGATGATGGCAAGACTTGGCCCGTGCGCCGCCTCATCACCCCGGGAGGACAGAAGCGTTCCGTGAATGCCATCGACAGGAACATGTTCGACCTCAGTGATACCACGACCGAATACCTCGGCTACCTCGCTGCCACCCAGACTCGGGACGGTCGTATCCAGCTCATCACGAGCCGGAATCACTATGTGTTTAATCAAGCATGGATCGAGGCCCTGCCCGCGGTGCCGGCGAATTGA
- a CDS encoding sialidase family protein, giving the protein MLDLPGTGGDESKIDYNTLPVLSGTHSVVCAPDPQWKFQLHNYLLHHDGKFWCMWSHGPVVEDVPTQHVRYATSEDGLKWSEPKMLSGPPAEGRAYIARGFWVRDGELLALAASYKGKGAFGVDKDLKLVAFVYNKADDTWKEKGVLHENAINNFTPQRILTGEWMMTRRDARFNVSMLIGGTKALNDWQAFPVVDRMEAVRSSKFSPDEPVWWEQQDGTLVSAIRDNGGSLRLFRSVSRDHGRTWSAPEKTNYPNATSKLFTLQTSRGFRVLVSNANPKIGRREMHLAVSQDGLNFTRMALLGIPQDKPSTLQYPHVIEHEGSLYIAYSRTKATTELLKVSLDEVERLLKGELPERQPATPNATAKVADASVVTGTPGLVAFWDFQAEAGGARTSKGGASAYSLQEMKGPVARVEDGVFGPYSARIKRGQWLMVPRKDVGALDIHGKDAQVTVVAWVKRGDKSSWQAIGGVWDETRKKRQYCLFLNAPRGTKADEMKRYPLANRIHGHVSAVGGPTPGEEYCITYSSGASEIPLNSWQCLAMSYDGRASRVFVNGKLDSLEQYNPFPYPDGLFDGGADGADFTVGAVHRGGSWGNFFDGRIGGLAIFNRALSEEELAKLAALTPKEKSPAKPMVKSGDQSAAVDRTKRE; this is encoded by the coding sequence ATGCTGGATCTTCCTGGTACCGGAGGAGATGAGTCAAAGATCGACTACAACACGCTGCCAGTGCTCAGTGGCACGCACTCGGTGGTCTGCGCGCCAGACCCGCAGTGGAAGTTCCAACTGCACAACTACCTCCTGCATCACGATGGCAAGTTCTGGTGCATGTGGAGCCACGGTCCCGTGGTGGAGGATGTGCCCACCCAGCATGTGCGCTATGCGACGAGCGAGGATGGCCTGAAGTGGAGTGAGCCCAAGATGCTGAGCGGCCCACCCGCGGAGGGTCGTGCTTACATTGCGCGTGGCTTCTGGGTGCGTGATGGCGAACTGCTCGCACTCGCTGCCAGCTACAAGGGAAAGGGGGCCTTCGGCGTGGACAAGGACCTGAAGCTCGTCGCCTTTGTTTACAACAAGGCGGACGACACCTGGAAAGAAAAAGGTGTGCTCCATGAAAACGCAATCAACAATTTCACACCGCAGAGGATCTTGACAGGGGAGTGGATGATGACCCGTCGCGATGCGCGGTTCAACGTGAGCATGCTCATCGGCGGCACGAAGGCACTCAATGACTGGCAGGCGTTTCCCGTGGTGGATCGCATGGAAGCCGTGCGCAGCAGCAAGTTCAGTCCGGATGAGCCGGTGTGGTGGGAGCAGCAGGATGGCACACTCGTCTCCGCCATTCGCGACAACGGGGGCTCCTTGCGACTGTTTCGCTCCGTGTCTCGCGATCATGGGCGCACCTGGAGCGCACCGGAGAAGACGAACTACCCCAATGCGACAAGCAAGCTTTTCACCCTGCAGACCAGCCGTGGCTTCCGCGTCCTCGTTTCAAATGCCAATCCCAAGATTGGCCGTCGTGAGATGCACCTCGCTGTTTCGCAGGATGGTCTGAACTTCACTCGTATGGCCCTGCTGGGCATCCCGCAGGACAAGCCTTCGACACTGCAGTATCCCCATGTCATCGAGCACGAGGGGAGCCTGTACATTGCCTACTCGCGCACCAAGGCGACAACAGAGTTGCTGAAAGTGTCGCTGGATGAGGTGGAGCGCCTACTGAAGGGCGAGCTTCCTGAGCGTCAGCCTGCAACTCCCAACGCGACAGCAAAGGTTGCAGATGCCTCAGTAGTGACGGGCACACCGGGACTCGTCGCGTTTTGGGACTTCCAGGCAGAGGCTGGAGGAGCCCGAACGTCCAAGGGTGGTGCCAGTGCATACTCATTGCAGGAAATGAAGGGCCCGGTCGCACGGGTGGAGGATGGCGTCTTTGGTCCATACTCCGCACGCATCAAGCGCGGCCAGTGGCTCATGGTGCCGCGTAAGGATGTGGGCGCACTGGATATCCATGGGAAGGATGCCCAGGTCACGGTAGTGGCGTGGGTGAAGCGAGGGGACAAAAGCTCGTGGCAGGCGATCGGAGGTGTGTGGGATGAGACACGGAAGAAGCGGCAGTACTGCCTTTTCCTGAATGCGCCGCGCGGCACGAAGGCCGATGAAATGAAGCGGTACCCTCTCGCGAATCGCATTCATGGGCACGTCTCTGCGGTGGGAGGCCCCACGCCAGGCGAAGAGTATTGCATCACCTACTCCAGTGGAGCCTCAGAGATCCCGCTGAACTCCTGGCAATGCCTCGCCATGAGCTACGATGGCAGGGCTTCGCGTGTCTTTGTGAACGGGAAGCTCGATTCGCTGGAGCAGTACAATCCCTTTCCATATCCAGATGGCCTCTTTGATGGCGGTGCTGATGGAGCGGACTTCACCGTTGGCGCCGTGCATCGCGGAGGATCCTGGGGGAATTTTTTTGATGGGCGCATCGGCGGACTTGCCATCTTCAACCGTGCCTTGTCCGAAGAGGAGTTAGCCAAACTGGCCGCCCTCACACCCAAGGAAAAATCTCCTGCCAAGCCAATGGTCAAGTCAGGTGACCAGTCTGCTGCCGTTGACCGCACCAAGCGCGAGTGA
- a CDS encoding MFS transporter, with protein MIAAQPPSTLRYAWTIVALLFPVALLNYLDRQMIASMKVSVMRDIPSVGSEENWGHMLAQFKWVYAFFSPIGGYIADRFSKRYTICTSLFVWSAITWWTGHAKSFEELMWARSLMGISEAFYIPAALALIADYHTTLTRSRAVSIHQMGIYCGVIVGGFAGYVADAPNLGWRWAFDVTGIVGLLYAFPLLLLLRDKSRYVDADTIGMASASVPASKENEFKKLLKALGVLFGNFSFILLVFYFTLPAIAAWVVRDWMPAILQKEFNISQGKAGVSAALYWQAAALVSALFAGWLADRWMRRTQRGRIYVSAIGMALIVPALFSVGNAPSMHSFGLAIFGLILFGIGWGFFDINNMPILSQIVRPDLRATGYGIMNFVSMMFGGVADWSFGYMRDRHVPLNVIFTAFAAVCVFSAVLVLLIRPRDTGDSHSHH; from the coding sequence ATGATTGCCGCTCAGCCTCCTTCGACCCTTCGCTACGCGTGGACCATTGTCGCGCTCTTGTTTCCTGTCGCTCTGCTGAACTACCTCGATCGGCAGATGATTGCCTCCATGAAGGTGTCCGTGATGAGGGACATTCCCTCAGTGGGCTCGGAGGAAAATTGGGGCCACATGCTGGCGCAGTTCAAGTGGGTCTATGCCTTCTTCAGCCCCATCGGTGGTTACATCGCAGATCGTTTCAGCAAGCGGTACACCATCTGCACAAGTCTCTTTGTATGGTCTGCCATCACCTGGTGGACGGGGCATGCCAAAAGTTTTGAGGAACTCATGTGGGCGCGCTCGTTGATGGGCATCAGTGAGGCATTCTATATTCCCGCGGCACTGGCTCTCATTGCAGACTACCACACCACGCTCACCCGCTCGCGCGCCGTGAGTATTCACCAGATGGGTATCTACTGCGGCGTCATCGTGGGTGGATTCGCGGGTTATGTGGCAGATGCACCCAATCTTGGCTGGCGTTGGGCTTTTGACGTGACCGGCATCGTCGGATTGCTGTACGCCTTCCCTCTGCTGCTGCTGTTGAGGGACAAGAGCCGCTATGTCGATGCGGATACTATCGGTATGGCGTCCGCATCGGTGCCCGCTTCAAAGGAGAATGAATTCAAGAAGTTGCTCAAGGCGCTCGGCGTGCTCTTCGGAAACTTCTCCTTCATCCTTCTGGTGTTCTACTTCACCTTGCCTGCCATTGCTGCGTGGGTGGTGCGCGATTGGATGCCTGCCATCCTGCAGAAGGAATTCAACATCTCCCAAGGCAAGGCAGGCGTTTCCGCAGCACTCTACTGGCAGGCTGCTGCGCTGGTTTCCGCACTCTTTGCAGGATGGCTGGCGGACAGGTGGATGCGTCGCACTCAGCGCGGTCGCATCTATGTCAGTGCGATCGGCATGGCCTTGATTGTTCCCGCGCTCTTCAGCGTGGGGAATGCGCCTTCCATGCATTCCTTTGGTCTGGCCATCTTCGGTCTCATCCTTTTCGGCATTGGCTGGGGCTTCTTTGACATCAACAACATGCCCATTCTCTCGCAGATCGTGCGGCCGGATCTACGCGCCACGGGCTACGGCATCATGAACTTCGTGAGCATGATGTTTGGCGGCGTGGCGGACTGGAGTTTCGGCTACATGCGCGACCGCCATGTACCGCTCAATGTCATCTTCACCGCCTTCGCTGCGGTGTGTGTCTTCTCCGCTGTGCTCGTGCTCCTCATCCGCCCGCGCGATACCGGAGACTCCCATTCTCATCACTGA
- a CDS encoding dihydrodipicolinate synthase family protein, whose amino-acid sequence MTQAASPAYRGIIPPIITPLKDRDTLDVAGLEGLVEHMLGGGVHGIFALGTTGEAPSLSYRLRREMVERTCQLVGGRVPVLVGITDTSFVESVELARFSAEHGAKAVVLSAPYYFPVGQPELVEYVEDLVPELPLPVFLYNMPSHTKVTFELDTVRRAMQLPGVVGLKDSSGNMVYYHQLVRELAQRPDWSLLVGPEELLGESVLLGGHGGICGGANLCPRLYVELYEAAVKNDVHRVMELHAQVMRISGTIYKVGRYGSAFIKSVKCALSVLGICDDFLAEPFHRFREQERERVGGFLTEFGITRDHAWPAAANLSA is encoded by the coding sequence ATGACCCAAGCAGCCTCGCCCGCCTACCGCGGCATCATCCCGCCCATCATCACGCCACTCAAAGATCGCGATACGCTGGATGTCGCCGGACTGGAGGGGCTCGTCGAGCACATGCTGGGTGGGGGGGTGCATGGCATCTTTGCCCTGGGTACCACGGGTGAGGCGCCCAGCCTGAGCTACCGGCTGCGCCGGGAGATGGTGGAGCGCACGTGCCAGCTGGTGGGCGGACGTGTGCCGGTGCTGGTGGGCATCACTGATACTTCGTTTGTAGAGAGCGTGGAGCTGGCCCGCTTCTCCGCGGAGCATGGCGCGAAGGCGGTCGTGCTCTCTGCGCCCTACTACTTCCCCGTGGGGCAGCCGGAACTCGTGGAGTATGTGGAAGACCTCGTGCCGGAATTGCCACTCCCTGTCTTCCTCTACAACATGCCGAGCCACACGAAGGTAACATTTGAGCTGGATACCGTGCGCCGGGCCATGCAGCTCCCAGGTGTGGTGGGGCTCAAGGATAGCTCGGGCAATATGGTGTATTATCACCAGTTGGTCCGTGAACTCGCTCAACGTCCGGATTGGAGCCTGCTGGTGGGGCCGGAGGAACTGCTGGGCGAAAGCGTGCTGCTCGGTGGCCATGGCGGCATCTGCGGGGGCGCGAATCTCTGCCCGCGTCTGTATGTGGAGCTCTATGAGGCCGCGGTGAAGAATGATGTGCATCGCGTGATGGAACTGCACGCACAGGTCATGCGCATCTCTGGCACCATCTACAAGGTGGGTCGCTATGGCTCAGCATTCATCAAGAGCGTGAAGTGCGCCCTGAGCGTGCTGGGCATCTGCGATGATTTCCTTGCCGAGCCCTTCCACCGCTTCCGTGAGCAGGAGCGCGAGCGCGTGGGGGGCTTCCTCACTGAGTTCGGCATCACTCGCGATCATGCCTGGCCCGCTGCGGCGAATCTCTCCGCCTGA
- a CDS encoding L-fucose/L-arabinose isomerase family protein: MKKASQKNSTASSRPAVQLIASGDLRLSANQTCWPAQHAMETALGEALAAEGFDLVRSHPYKEDEKHGFIASQREGIEVFRSIDPDAPLIVAEAVWQYSHHVLAGLTTHRGPILTVANWSGQWPGLVGMLNLNGSLTKAGVRYSTLWSLDFTDTFFKSKLRQWLKTGKITHDLSHVQKLEKVKVPAQAAKLGAQLGEELRSQKAILGIFDEGCMGMFNAIIPDHALHACGVFKERLSQSSLFYETLQTPDDEAHAVLAWLEKKGMKFHFGKNHATELTREQVLLQCKMYVAALRIADDFGCDSIGIQYQQGLKDLLPASDLVEGTLNNSDRPPVTSRDGSHVLYKGEPLVHFNEVDECAGLDGLMTCRVHQALGQPVESTLHDVRWGEQYGDDYVWVLLISGAAPPAHFIKGWKGADGHRQPAMYFPNGGSTLRGVSKPGEIVWSRIYVENEALHMDIGRGGVVELPKAETERRWQATTPQWPIMHAVTYGVSRDQLMAKHQANHIQVAYANDGKAADNCLFTKAAFARELGIKVNVCGTRTRTKGWG; encoded by the coding sequence ATGAAGAAAGCCAGCCAAAAAAATTCCACTGCTTCGTCCCGCCCTGCGGTGCAACTCATTGCCAGCGGTGACCTCCGTCTCTCGGCGAATCAGACCTGCTGGCCCGCACAGCACGCGATGGAGACAGCACTGGGAGAAGCGCTCGCGGCGGAGGGATTCGATCTTGTGCGCTCGCACCCTTACAAGGAAGACGAGAAGCACGGCTTCATCGCCAGCCAGCGTGAAGGGATTGAAGTCTTCCGCAGCATCGATCCAGACGCGCCGCTCATTGTGGCGGAGGCGGTGTGGCAATACTCGCACCATGTGCTGGCGGGGCTTACCACGCATCGTGGACCCATTCTCACAGTCGCAAACTGGTCCGGGCAGTGGCCCGGGCTGGTGGGCATGCTGAATCTCAATGGTTCTCTCACCAAGGCCGGCGTGCGCTACTCCACGCTGTGGAGCCTTGACTTCACGGATACCTTCTTCAAAAGCAAACTGCGTCAGTGGTTGAAGACGGGCAAGATTACTCATGATCTCAGCCACGTGCAGAAGCTGGAGAAGGTGAAGGTTCCCGCACAGGCCGCGAAGCTTGGAGCGCAACTTGGGGAGGAATTGCGCTCGCAGAAGGCCATTCTCGGCATCTTCGATGAAGGCTGCATGGGCATGTTCAATGCCATCATCCCCGATCACGCCCTGCATGCATGTGGCGTCTTCAAGGAGCGCCTCAGCCAATCATCGCTCTTCTATGAAACCCTGCAGACGCCCGATGACGAGGCGCATGCCGTGCTCGCGTGGTTGGAGAAGAAGGGCATGAAGTTCCACTTCGGCAAGAATCACGCCACCGAGCTCACGCGTGAGCAGGTGCTGCTGCAGTGCAAGATGTACGTCGCCGCCCTGCGCATCGCGGATGATTTCGGCTGTGACTCCATCGGCATCCAGTACCAGCAGGGTCTCAAGGATCTGCTGCCCGCAAGCGACCTTGTGGAAGGCACGCTGAACAATTCCGACCGTCCACCGGTGACAAGCCGAGATGGCAGCCATGTGCTCTACAAAGGTGAACCACTTGTCCATTTCAACGAAGTGGATGAATGCGCCGGTCTCGATGGTCTCATGACCTGCCGCGTGCATCAGGCGCTGGGGCAGCCCGTGGAGTCCACCCTGCATGACGTGCGCTGGGGCGAGCAATATGGTGACGACTACGTGTGGGTGCTGCTCATCAGCGGAGCCGCGCCGCCCGCGCATTTCATCAAGGGATGGAAAGGCGCCGACGGCCACCGTCAGCCTGCGATGTATTTTCCGAATGGCGGCAGCACCTTGCGAGGTGTTTCGAAGCCGGGTGAGATCGTCTGGTCACGTATCTATGTGGAGAACGAAGCGCTGCACATGGACATTGGCCGTGGGGGAGTGGTGGAGCTACCCAAGGCGGAAACGGAACGTCGCTGGCAGGCCACCACACCTCAGTGGCCCATCATGCATGCCGTGACGTACGGCGTGAGCCGGGATCAACTCATGGCCAAGCACCAGGCGAATCATATCCAGGTCGCGTATGCGAATGATGGAAAGGCCGCAGACAACTGCCTTTTCACGAAGGCGGCCTTTGCGCGTGAGTTGGGCATCAAGGTGAACGTGTGCGGCACACGGACGCGGACGAAGGGGTGGGGGTGA
- a CDS encoding GNAT family N-acetyltransferase, translating to MLITSSRLDLVPLTLDFMRASLAHDTDTCSWILGATVPPEWPEPDYRYVLDLRIGQLEADPSLLPWLMRAMVDRETRAMVGDIGFHTAPAPEYLQPYSPEAVEFGFGVFPEYRRKGYAREAAKAMMHWATDNHGVTEFIMTIRPDNVASQALAAQLGFVKIASHIDEIDGEEDILELRLNSIRDELSGG from the coding sequence ATGCTCATCACTTCATCCAGGCTCGATCTTGTTCCTTTAACACTGGATTTCATGCGGGCCTCGCTGGCGCATGACACCGATACGTGCTCGTGGATCCTGGGTGCCACGGTGCCGCCGGAGTGGCCGGAGCCCGACTACCGCTATGTCCTGGACCTGAGGATCGGCCAGTTGGAGGCGGATCCTAGTCTACTGCCCTGGCTTATGCGAGCCATGGTCGACCGTGAAACTCGCGCCATGGTAGGTGACATCGGCTTTCACACCGCTCCGGCTCCGGAATACCTGCAACCCTACTCGCCGGAGGCCGTGGAGTTTGGGTTTGGGGTGTTCCCGGAATATCGTCGCAAAGGCTATGCTCGTGAGGCAGCGAAAGCCATGATGCACTGGGCCACTGACAACCACGGTGTCACCGAATTCATCATGACCATCCGGCCAGACAACGTGGCTTCACAGGCACTCGCTGCGCAGCTTGGGTTCGTGAAGATCGCATCCCACATCGATGAGATCGATGGCGAGGAGGATATTCTTGAGTTGCGGCTGAACTCAATACGCGACGAGCTGAGTGGAGGTTAG
- a CDS encoding ABC transporter permease: MNWFLQVFSIILFNLRSLPERKGSALSAAVGIAGVVAVLVGVLSIAEGFRKVMSSAGEPDAAIVLRAGADNEMNSGLTREDLRIVRDAPGVARAPHGETALASGELLVIVDRPKRTTGTDANVPLRGVEPAAFDVRRNLKIVEGRRLEPGRNEVIVGSGATTAFAGLDVGQSFKVGQNTWEIVGIFTADGGVAESEIWGDAAVIQAAYKRENNFQSVHVRLNSSESFQEFKDALTSNPQLKVKVSRLSDFYAEQSEMLSSFITGMGVFIAGLMALGALFGALNTMYGSISARTREIATLRALGFGASPVIFSVLGESLVLALVGGAIGAAIAYFAFNGMQTSTMNWQTFSQVTFAFAVTPALLLQAIIWASIIGLLGGIFPAIRAARLPIASALRET, encoded by the coding sequence ATGAATTGGTTTCTCCAGGTTTTCTCAATCATTCTCTTCAACCTTCGCTCTCTCCCGGAGCGCAAGGGGTCTGCTCTCTCCGCAGCGGTCGGCATTGCCGGCGTGGTGGCCGTGCTGGTGGGAGTTCTCTCGATTGCGGAAGGGTTCCGAAAAGTCATGAGTTCCGCGGGAGAACCGGACGCAGCCATCGTGCTGCGCGCTGGCGCGGACAATGAGATGAACAGCGGACTCACGCGTGAAGATCTGCGCATCGTCCGTGATGCCCCTGGCGTGGCGCGGGCGCCTCATGGAGAGACCGCGCTGGCCTCCGGCGAACTGCTGGTGATCGTGGACCGTCCCAAGCGCACCACGGGCACGGATGCGAATGTTCCGCTGCGTGGCGTGGAGCCCGCTGCCTTTGACGTGCGTCGCAACCTCAAGATTGTGGAAGGCCGCCGCCTCGAGCCAGGCAGAAATGAGGTGATCGTTGGGTCCGGCGCCACTACGGCTTTTGCGGGACTGGATGTCGGCCAGAGCTTCAAGGTGGGTCAGAACACCTGGGAAATCGTGGGGATCTTCACTGCGGACGGGGGCGTTGCGGAATCGGAGATCTGGGGAGATGCCGCCGTGATTCAGGCGGCCTACAAGCGCGAGAACAACTTCCAGTCAGTGCATGTCCGTCTGAATTCCTCTGAGTCCTTCCAGGAGTTCAAAGATGCGCTGACGAGCAATCCCCAACTCAAGGTCAAAGTATCCCGGCTCTCAGACTTCTATGCGGAACAGTCAGAGATGCTCTCCAGCTTCATCACCGGAATGGGTGTCTTCATTGCAGGCTTGATGGCCTTGGGGGCTCTCTTTGGCGCGCTGAACACCATGTACGGCTCCATCTCTGCCCGTACCAGGGAGATTGCCACACTGCGAGCGCTGGGCTTTGGCGCCAGCCCGGTCATTTTCTCGGTGTTAGGCGAGTCGTTGGTGCTGGCATTGGTCGGTGGGGCTATTGGCGCGGCGATTGCCTACTTCGCCTTCAACGGCATGCAGACCTCCACCATGAACTGGCAGACCTTCAGCCAGGTCACCTTTGCGTTCGCCGTGACTCCTGCGCTGCTCCTGCAGGCCATCATCTGGGCCTCAATCATCGGCCTGCTTGGCGGTATCTTTCCGGCGATTCGCGCTGCACGGCTCCCCATCGCCTCTGCACTTCGCGAGACGTGA
- a CDS encoding FtsX-like permease family protein yields the protein MKFLPLIWRNLMRKKLRTILTLLSVFVAFLLFGILCIIKEAFTAGVSMAGANRLMVRHKVSLIQLLPYSYVDRIRNVPGVSAVTHATWFGGVYKDPKNMVGTFPVDPDSYFDMFPELVISPEVMTAWKEKRNGAVVGKATMDRFAASDGWKVGSVIPFTTPIWGSPKGANQWEFEIVGTYDLKEKKGDNTGFFFRYDYFDEGREQLKGQVGWLSVRVQNPDDAPAIAAKIDEEFANSATETKAETEAAAMQGFVAQIGDIGAILTGVLSAVFFTILLVTGNTMSLAVRERTQEIGTLKALGFTHMKVLFMVLAESCFIAMLGGLLGLGTAWLITQGGSPVPQMLPIFILPDRDIIIGVCAILVLGVVAGAFPAIQAMRLRISDALRREG from the coding sequence ATGAAGTTTCTTCCGCTCATCTGGCGCAATCTGATGCGCAAAAAGTTGCGGACGATCCTGACCTTGCTGTCGGTATTCGTCGCGTTTCTCCTCTTTGGCATTCTCTGCATCATCAAGGAGGCCTTCACCGCGGGTGTCTCCATGGCCGGTGCGAACCGCCTCATGGTGCGGCACAAGGTCTCGCTGATCCAGTTGCTTCCCTACAGCTATGTGGACCGCATCCGGAATGTCCCAGGTGTCTCCGCAGTGACTCACGCGACCTGGTTCGGCGGCGTGTACAAGGACCCCAAGAACATGGTCGGCACTTTCCCGGTGGATCCGGATTCGTACTTCGACATGTTTCCCGAACTGGTGATCTCACCCGAGGTCATGACGGCCTGGAAGGAGAAACGAAATGGCGCCGTGGTGGGCAAGGCTACGATGGATCGTTTCGCTGCGAGCGACGGCTGGAAAGTCGGCAGCGTGATCCCCTTCACCACGCCCATCTGGGGCTCTCCCAAGGGTGCAAACCAGTGGGAGTTTGAGATCGTGGGCACCTATGATCTCAAGGAAAAGAAAGGTGACAACACCGGCTTCTTCTTCCGCTATGACTACTTCGACGAAGGTCGCGAGCAATTGAAAGGCCAGGTGGGATGGCTCAGCGTACGTGTACAGAATCCGGACGATGCGCCCGCGATCGCCGCCAAGATTGATGAGGAATTCGCCAACTCGGCCACCGAAACCAAGGCGGAAACCGAGGCCGCAGCCATGCAGGGCTTCGTCGCGCAGATCGGCGACATTGGCGCCATCCTCACAGGCGTGCTCAGCGCGGTCTTCTTCACCATCCTGCTGGTCACCGGCAATACCATGAGCCTCGCGGTGCGTGAGCGCACCCAGGAAATCGGCACCTTGAAGGCGCTTGGTTTCACCCACATGAAGGTGCTCTTCATGGTGCTCGCGGAGTCCTGCTTCATCGCCATGCTCGGCGGGCTCCTCGGACTGGGTACTGCGTGGTTGATCACTCAGGGAGGAAGTCCTGTGCCGCAAATGCTGCCCATCTTCATCCTTCCTGACCGCGACATTATAATCGGAGTTTGCGCCATCCTGGTGCTCGGCGTTGTCGCGGGTGCTTTCCCTGCCATTCAAGCCATGCGTTTGCGCATTTCCGATGCGCTACGCAGGGAGGGCTAG